The following are from one region of the Nicotiana tabacum cultivar K326 chromosome 3, ASM71507v2, whole genome shotgun sequence genome:
- the LOC142177488 gene encoding uncharacterized protein LOC142177488, which yields MKLSAIPNEYEIKKAVFSLSVDSTAGPDNYNGFETRGPHIPSLFIIAVDVLSRSLSNLNHDSNFSPFSMPCKGSIINHLAYADDIIVFSSGNITFIKIIMKVFKAYEMCSGQLVNRDKSFFLTAPNTCAVRINRMRDRTGFMDKYIPFNYLCCPLYVERKKIAYFDNLVHKVIKRSNDWHGKMLSYGGRLILIKSVLQYLPIYTLSSMNPPKATFYFLEKHFVNSSRH from the exons ATGAAGTTATCTGCGATTCCTAATGAATATGAAATCAAGAAAGCTGTATTCAGTTTAAGTGTAGATAGTACAGCTGGTCCAGACAATTATAATG GGTTTGAAACAAGGGGACCCCATATCCCATCTCTCTTTATTATTGCAGTTGATGTCCTTTCTAGGTCTCTGAGTAATCTGAATCATGATAGCAATTTTTCTCCTTTCTCTATGCCTTGCAAGGGGTCTATTATTAACCATCTTGCCTACGCTGATGATATTATTGTCTTTAGTAGTGGTAATATTACCTTTATTAAGATAATTATGAAAGTGTTTAAGGCCTATGAGATGTGCTCAGGTCAGTTGGTCAATAGAgataaaagtttttttttgaCTGCCCCTAACACTTGTGCCGTCAGAATTAATAGAATGAGAGATCGCACAGGCTTTATGGACAAGTATATTCCTTTCAATTACCTTTGTTGTCCTCTTTATgtggaaagaaagaaaattgcTTACTTTGACAATTTGGTTCACAAGGTCATTAAAAGATCCAATGATTGGCATGGTAAGATGCTTTCTTATGGAGGTAGGCTTATTCTTATTAAAAGTGTCCTCCAATATCTTCCTATATATACCCTCTCTTCTATGAATCCACCTAAAGCCACGTTTTATTTCCTTGAGAAACACTTTGTAAATTCTTCTAGGCACTGA